CGGCACGATCAGCGGTTATCGGGAGGGTGAGGCCTACTTCCCTGGCTCCCCCATCCTCGTCGTCGAAGGCACCTTCGCCGAGGCCGTGATCCTTGAAACCCTCGCGCTGAGTGTGCTCAATTACGACAGCGCGATCGCTTCCGCCGCGTCGCGTATGGTTGCCGCCGCCGAGGGAAAGCCACTCGCGGAGATGGGGTCCCGCAGGGCCAACGAGAGCGCTGCGATCGCCGCCGCCCGCGCCGCGTACATCGCGGGCTTCAGCGCCACCAGCAATCTGGAGGCGGGGCGGCGGTGGGGCATCCCCACCATGGGCACGGCAGCACACTCGTTCACCCTGCTCCACGACAGCGAAGAAGACGCCTTCCGCGCGCAGGTCGAGGCGCTCGGCCCCGGCACCACACTGCTCGTGGACACGTTCGACATCGAACGCGGCGTTGAGCTCGCAGTACGCGTCGCGGGCACCGGACTCGGCGCGGTGCGCATCGACTCCGGGGACCTTCCGACACAGGTTGCGGCGGTGCGCGCTCAATTGGATGCCCTGGGCGCGACGTCCACGCGCATTACCGTGACCAACGACCTCGACGAGTACACGATCGCTGCCCTGCGCGCAGCACCGGTCGACTCGTTCGGGGTCGGTACCTCCGTGGTGACGGGGTCCGGGCATCCGGCATCCGGTTTCGTCTACAAACTCGTCGCGCATCGGGACGACGCTGGCGCGTGGATTCCCGTCGCCAAAAAGTCGGCCGAGAAGGCGACGGTCGGTGGCCGCAAGCGCGGGGTTCGCACCCTGGACGGTGGTGTCGCGATCGCGGAGACCATCGTCGTGGGCGATGGAGGGGTATCCGTCGACGGCCGGGAGTTGAGTGTGCCGCTCGTTGTCGACGGCGCACCCATCGAACGCTATCGGGGCAAAGATGGCACCGAACGAGCGCGCGAACACCGGGCGATGGCGATCGCCGAACTGCCGGAGGATGCCCTGCGCCTCGGCCGCGGTGAGCCGGCGATCCCGACCCGTTACGCCTGAATCACTTCAGGGTCTCGTAGATCTCCTTGCACGTCGGGCAGATGGGGAACTTCTCGGGATCGCGCCCCGGAGTCCACAACTTGCCGCACAGCGCCTTGACCGGCTTGCCGGTGAGTGCGGACTCGAGGATCGCGTTTTTCGGTGCGTAGTGGGAGAAGCGCTCGTGATCGCCTTCCTCGACGACCTCACGCGTGAGAAGTTGTTCGATTTCGCGGTCGAGGGTGTCGGTTCCGCCGCCGGTGTGATCGGTGTCCGCCATGACGACAGTGTACGTCGCGCCGAGTACACGACGCCGTGAGCCGGCTCAGTTCTGGAGGGTGAACTCGAGCAGTTCCGGGGCGCGGCGATCGACGATGGAGCCGCCCCACAGCACACCGCCGATAAGGGCGACGAGGCCGATGCCGAGCCCAACGAAGAATGCCGTACCGAAGTCGCCCGTATCGAGGATCCCCGTCACAACGAACCAGACGACGGGTGCCGCGAGAAGGAGCGGGAGAACAAACGCCGCGACCTGCACGACCGAGCTCGCGGAACTCGTGCGCTGGGGCTGGGCGAACGGATTGGCACCCGGCAGAACAGCCGGATAGGGGAACGCAGCCGAGAACACACTCGCGACACCGAGCGCGCTGAAGAGCACACACGCCGAAAGTCCCAGCACCCCGAGCAAGAACTCCGGGTGTCCCGTGACCCACACGGTGATGAACGAACCCGCAACCACCAGGGGGAGGCCGATCAGGAGCGGAGGGACTATGCGACCCAGACGGTCGGCGTAGCCAGCGGTACTCGTGGAGAGGTGCAACCAGAACGCAGTGGAGTCCTGCGCGACATCGTTGTGAACGATCCAGCCGAGGAACAGACACATGATTGGGACGGGAATCCACGCGATGATCTCGCCCGGCACACCGGCGATCACGAGCGTCCCGACGACGACGAGAGCGACAACCGGGACGACAGCGATACTCACGAGGTACCGCGGGTCCCGGCCCCAATAGCTGAGGCTCCGCGCCGCGAC
This genomic window from Antiquaquibacter oligotrophicus contains:
- a CDS encoding nicotinate phosphoribosyltransferase, translating into MSTALLTDRYELTMIDAAIGSGTHDRECVFEVFARRLPETRRFGIVAGTGRLLDAIGEFRFQDEQLAWLKANGVVRDRTLEWLADYRFRGTISGYREGEAYFPGSPILVVEGTFAEAVILETLALSVLNYDSAIASAASRMVAAAEGKPLAEMGSRRANESAAIAAARAAYIAGFSATSNLEAGRRWGIPTMGTAAHSFTLLHDSEEDAFRAQVEALGPGTTLLVDTFDIERGVELAVRVAGTGLGAVRIDSGDLPTQVAAVRAQLDALGATSTRITVTNDLDEYTIAALRAAPVDSFGVGTSVVTGSGHPASGFVYKLVAHRDDAGAWIPVAKKSAEKATVGGRKRGVRTLDGGVAIAETIVVGDGGVSVDGRELSVPLVVDGAPIERYRGKDGTERAREHRAMAIAELPEDALRLGRGEPAIPTRYA
- a CDS encoding DUF3039 domain-containing protein, with the translated sequence MADTDHTGGGTDTLDREIEQLLTREVVEEGDHERFSHYAPKNAILESALTGKPVKALCGKLWTPGRDPEKFPICPTCKEIYETLK